A genome region from Chloroflexota bacterium includes the following:
- the groL gene encoding chaperonin GroEL, producing MPKQLTFSEEARAAMKRGIDQMASTVGVTLGPRGRNVVLDKKFGPPQVCSDGVTIAKEIELEDPFENMGAQLLKEAASKTNDVAGDGTTTATVLAQAIIHEGFKNIAAGANPMALKRGIEKGVVALRDQVGSMSTPVEGKTQIAQVASLSAHDDDMGGLIADVMERVGKDGVITVDESKGLNFEQEFVEGMQIDRGYISPYFITDQDKMESSIEDPYILITDKKVSAVADVLPALEKILQVSKNLVIIAEDIEGEALATLVVNRLRGTLNCLAVKAPGFGDRRKAMLEDMAILTGGQVISEEVGRKLDSVVVEDLGRARRVVATKEETIFVDGAGTDDNITGRINQIKAQIDETTSDFDREKLQERLAKLSGGVAIIKVGAATEVELREKKQRVEDALSATRAAVEEGIVPGGGLALIRARDALAGVELSGDEATGVSILRKSLEQPLKLISENTGVSGEVILSESIKAEGDWGYDAEVGEFGHLLERGIMDPAKVTRAAIENAASVASMVLTTESLITDVPEEAPAAPAMPPMDY from the coding sequence ATGCCCAAGCAGCTCACATTCAGTGAGGAAGCCCGCGCAGCCATGAAGCGCGGCATCGACCAGATGGCAAGCACCGTCGGCGTTACGCTCGGACCGCGCGGACGCAATGTCGTTCTCGACAAGAAGTTCGGCCCGCCGCAGGTGTGCAGCGACGGCGTAACCATCGCTAAGGAAATCGAGCTTGAAGACCCGTTCGAGAATATGGGCGCGCAGCTTCTCAAGGAAGCCGCCAGCAAGACCAACGACGTCGCAGGCGACGGCACGACCACCGCGACCGTTCTCGCGCAGGCGATCATCCACGAAGGCTTCAAGAACATCGCCGCCGGCGCCAATCCTATGGCTCTGAAGCGCGGCATCGAAAAGGGCGTCGTCGCCCTTCGCGATCAGGTCGGCTCTATGTCCACACCGGTCGAGGGCAAGACGCAGATTGCGCAGGTCGCATCCCTGTCCGCTCACGACGACGACATGGGCGGTCTAATCGCCGATGTTATGGAGCGCGTGGGCAAGGACGGCGTCATCACGGTTGACGAGTCCAAGGGCTTGAACTTCGAGCAGGAGTTCGTTGAGGGCATGCAGATTGACCGAGGTTACATCTCGCCCTACTTCATCACCGACCAGGACAAGATGGAATCGTCTATCGAAGACCCCTACATCCTCATCACCGACAAGAAGGTTTCAGCAGTCGCCGATGTGTTGCCTGCACTGGAGAAGATCCTGCAGGTCAGCAAGAACCTCGTCATCATCGCCGAGGACATCGAAGGCGAAGCGCTCGCCACCCTGGTCGTCAACAGGCTGCGCGGCACGCTGAACTGCCTCGCCGTCAAGGCTCCCGGCTTCGGTGACAGGCGCAAGGCGATGCTCGAAGACATGGCAATCCTCACGGGCGGTCAGGTCATCAGCGAAGAAGTCGGCCGCAAGCTCGACTCCGTGGTCGTGGAAGACCTCGGCAGGGCGCGCCGGGTTGTCGCCACCAAGGAAGAGACTATCTTCGTTGACGGCGCAGGCACCGATGACAACATCACGGGCCGCATCAACCAGATCAAGGCGCAGATCGACGAGACTACCTCCGACTTCGACCGCGAGAAGCTGCAGGAACGCCTTGCCAAGCTCTCCGGCGGCGTCGCCATCATCAAGGTTGGCGCAGCGACCGAGGTCGAACTTCGCGAGAAGAAGCAGCGCGTTGAGGACGCCCTGTCCGCAACCCGCGCAGCAGTCGAAGAGGGCATCGTCCCCGGTGGCGGACTGGCGCTCATTCGCGCGCGAGACGCGCTCGCGGGCGTTGAACTTTCCGGCGACGAGGCTACCGGCGTCTCTATCCTCCGCAAGTCGCTTGAACAGCCGCTGAAGCTCATCTCCGAGAACACTGGCGTCTCCGGCGAGGTTATCCTCTCCGAGAGCATCAAGGCAGAGGGCGACTGGGGCTACGACGCAGAAGTCGGCGAGTTTGGCCACCTGCTGGAGCGCGGCATCATGGACCCGGCGAAGGTAACGCGCGCAGCGATCGAGAACGCCGCCAGCGTCGCATCGATGGTACTCACCACCGAGTCGCTCATCACCGACGTCCCGGAAGAAGCGCCCGCAGCACCGGCAATGCCCCCGATGGACTACTAG
- the dnaE gene encoding DNA polymerase III subunit alpha, which produces MFTHLHVHTEYSMIDGLSRIEDLVLRTKELGMDSLAMTDHGGMYGAIDFYKTAKKHDVKPIIGCEVYVAPDNRHERSSNNRSPYHMTILSQNERGYHNLLKLVSKSNLEGFYYKPRIDRELLEEHNEGLIVLSGCPAGEVPRALTNGDMERALDTAAWYKELLGGRYFLELMSHNNVPQLPQINKGLMELHRQLDIPFVATNDSHYTHKHDAKFQDILICIQTNTNVADSGRMQMADSYYLRSPEEMAELFKELPDAISNTQRIAEMCDLSLDFSQMRLPEYPVPDGLTADEYLAKICYEGLATRIPNAGEAEHERLAYELEVIRQTQFPDYFLVVWDIAKFVHQRDIFFAVRGSAAASLVLYCLGVTDVNPLPYQLVFERFLNVERKEMPDIDMDFQDDRREEVINYVVEKYGKEHVAQIITFGTFGAKGGVRDVARALAMPYSDGDRVAKLIPNRLNITLKDALEQSAELKEKYDADDDVAKIVDTAMGLEGLTRHAGTHAAAVLISQEPLDEIVPLQRPARSADDGSGVAVTQYSMDPCADLGLLKMDFLGLTNLTILANARDLIAETRGINFALTEIPLNDGATFDLLSRGETVGVFQLEGDGMTRYIKELKPSALSDVAAMIALYRPGPMEHISTFIDSKHGRAVPHYPHPALKDILEETYGVIVYQDQVLQIARTFAGYSLGQADIVRKAMGKKIPEIMAEEKQNFLKGALEQGYTQAMAEEIFALIEPFAGYAFNKAHSVSYGLISYWTAYLKANFPIEYMAALLNSSKDSSDKIASVVAECRRMSVSVLPPSVNKSEVNYSIDTDADGNDAIRWGLSAVKGVGEGAVLPLVADRKEAGEFSSIEDLCQSVDLSRVGKKALESLIRAGALDEFGDRTGMDEALDRIISLSKSEAGMRNSQQASMFDMMGASMPAELASIDIPNRHTTDVEKSQWERELLGVSTSNSALFDLLTQRAGPSDIVAIEDLKSVAAGRRVKVTGIVSGVNRRETRKGQPFAIVSLSLLDGEQEVFVWEDELKATGHLWEDGKLVTVTGNVRHRDDNISVSCSEAHEIVLSETNASAPNGAESEGASKNGAANNDMAENGIANDVVPVNGASVSEANGNGMSTNGVSANDSTVNDATQTGTNGNGAFAYGTSDYDAPADATAGETESRDNDEPEAQAAAANGATSLSQDWQPSHDAVTNDLPEGTPSAQPSSPTVSETNGTYSESAPSSESDDAPPWDESAPTNDGISGTNGAGSTTDSTNVTNGTNGYTPQNDNDASDGASVLPSRPVEVSTPMPAEAGQRLLLRLTEGEPEHDRRMLQILSSILMDYQGECEVTLEIATAGHIVEMDWPAVRVRANDELIARLNNEALGTAGEARLMEISNE; this is translated from the coding sequence ATGTTCACCCACCTTCATGTCCACACCGAATACAGCATGATTGACGGCCTCAGTCGTATCGAAGACCTTGTGCTGCGTACCAAAGAACTCGGTATGGACAGCCTCGCCATGACAGACCATGGCGGTATGTACGGCGCAATCGACTTCTATAAGACTGCGAAGAAGCACGATGTCAAGCCCATTATCGGGTGTGAGGTGTATGTTGCACCGGACAACCGTCACGAGCGCAGCTCCAACAATAGATCGCCGTATCACATGACCATACTGTCTCAGAACGAGCGCGGCTACCACAACCTGCTCAAGCTTGTGTCGAAGTCCAATCTCGAAGGCTTTTACTACAAGCCGCGCATCGACCGCGAACTGCTGGAAGAGCACAATGAAGGGCTAATCGTGCTGTCCGGCTGTCCCGCCGGCGAAGTGCCGCGCGCGCTAACCAATGGCGATATGGAAAGAGCGCTCGACACCGCCGCGTGGTACAAGGAACTGCTGGGTGGGCGATACTTCCTTGAGCTGATGAGCCACAACAATGTCCCCCAACTGCCGCAGATTAACAAGGGATTGATGGAACTTCACCGGCAGCTGGACATCCCCTTCGTCGCGACCAACGATTCGCACTATACGCACAAACACGACGCGAAATTTCAGGACATCTTAATCTGCATCCAGACGAACACGAATGTCGCAGACTCGGGGCGGATGCAGATGGCCGATTCGTATTACTTACGCAGCCCTGAAGAAATGGCAGAGCTCTTTAAGGAACTGCCGGACGCCATTTCCAACACGCAGCGCATCGCCGAGATGTGTGATCTGAGTTTGGACTTCTCGCAAATGCGCCTGCCCGAATACCCCGTGCCGGACGGGCTGACCGCCGACGAATACTTGGCGAAGATATGCTACGAAGGCTTGGCAACGCGCATCCCCAACGCCGGCGAAGCAGAGCACGAACGCCTTGCTTACGAACTCGAAGTCATCCGGCAGACGCAGTTCCCGGACTACTTCCTCGTCGTCTGGGACATAGCCAAGTTCGTGCACCAGCGCGACATATTCTTTGCCGTGCGTGGCAGCGCGGCAGCAAGCCTTGTGCTGTACTGCCTCGGCGTAACCGATGTCAACCCGCTTCCCTACCAGCTCGTATTCGAGCGTTTCCTGAATGTCGAGCGCAAGGAAATGCCCGACATCGACATGGACTTCCAGGACGATCGCCGCGAAGAGGTCATCAACTATGTCGTCGAAAAATACGGCAAAGAGCACGTGGCGCAGATAATCACCTTCGGCACATTCGGCGCGAAGGGCGGCGTCCGCGATGTCGCGCGCGCGCTCGCAATGCCATACAGTGACGGCGACCGCGTGGCGAAACTCATACCCAACCGCCTCAATATCACGCTGAAAGACGCGCTGGAGCAGAGCGCGGAGCTGAAGGAAAAATACGACGCAGACGATGATGTCGCCAAGATAGTGGACACCGCGATGGGCTTGGAAGGCTTGACGCGCCACGCAGGAACACATGCAGCCGCGGTGCTAATCTCGCAAGAGCCGCTTGACGAAATCGTGCCGCTGCAGCGTCCGGCTCGCAGCGCAGACGACGGCAGCGGCGTCGCAGTTACGCAGTATTCCATGGATCCATGCGCCGACCTTGGTCTGCTGAAAATGGACTTCCTCGGTCTCACCAACCTGACCATTCTCGCCAACGCTCGCGACCTTATCGCCGAGACTAGGGGCATCAATTTCGCGCTAACCGAGATACCGCTTAACGACGGCGCGACATTCGACTTGCTTTCCCGAGGCGAGACAGTCGGCGTTTTCCAATTGGAAGGCGACGGCATGACGCGCTACATCAAGGAGTTGAAGCCCAGCGCGCTGAGCGATGTAGCCGCCATGATTGCGCTCTATCGCCCAGGTCCGATGGAGCACATTTCCACCTTCATCGACTCCAAGCATGGCCGCGCCGTGCCGCACTATCCTCACCCGGCGCTGAAGGACATCTTGGAAGAGACATACGGCGTCATCGTCTATCAGGACCAGGTGCTGCAAATCGCGCGCACATTCGCCGGATATTCGCTCGGGCAGGCGGACATCGTGCGCAAGGCGATGGGCAAGAAAATCCCCGAGATTATGGCAGAGGAAAAGCAAAATTTCCTGAAGGGCGCGCTCGAACAAGGCTACACGCAGGCGATGGCGGAAGAGATTTTCGCGCTCATTGAACCGTTCGCCGGGTATGCCTTCAATAAGGCGCACAGCGTCAGCTACGGGCTAATCTCATATTGGACTGCCTATCTCAAGGCGAACTTCCCCATCGAATATATGGCTGCGCTCCTCAACTCGTCCAAAGATAGCTCCGACAAGATTGCGTCCGTAGTCGCGGAATGTCGCCGAATGAGCGTCTCTGTCCTGCCACCCAGCGTCAACAAGAGCGAAGTCAACTATTCCATTGATACCGACGCGGACGGCAACGACGCAATTCGCTGGGGGTTGTCCGCAGTGAAGGGCGTGGGCGAAGGCGCGGTTTTACCGCTGGTCGCCGACCGCAAGGAAGCCGGTGAGTTCTCCTCGATAGAAGACCTTTGTCAGTCTGTCGATCTCAGTCGCGTGGGCAAGAAGGCGCTCGAAAGCCTAATCCGCGCCGGCGCTCTCGACGAGTTCGGCGATCGCACGGGAATGGACGAGGCGCTAGACCGCATTATTTCGCTGTCGAAGAGTGAAGCGGGCATGCGCAATTCCCAGCAGGCGTCGATGTTCGACATGATGGGCGCTTCGATGCCCGCCGAACTAGCCAGCATCGACATTCCCAATCGACACACAACCGATGTGGAGAAAAGCCAATGGGAACGAGAGTTGCTCGGCGTGTCCACATCGAACAGCGCGCTCTTCGATCTGCTGACGCAAAGAGCCGGACCAAGCGACATCGTAGCGATTGAAGACCTGAAATCCGTCGCGGCGGGCAGGCGCGTGAAAGTAACTGGCATAGTGTCCGGCGTGAACCGCCGCGAGACACGCAAAGGGCAACCATTCGCCATTGTGTCGCTGTCTCTGCTTGACGGCGAGCAGGAAGTGTTCGTCTGGGAAGATGAGCTGAAAGCCACCGGCCATCTCTGGGAAGATGGCAAGCTGGTTACGGTAACCGGCAACGTGCGCCACCGCGACGACAACATCAGCGTAAGCTGCTCAGAAGCACACGAAATCGTGCTGTCCGAAACCAACGCCTCAGCCCCCAATGGGGCAGAAAGTGAAGGCGCCTCCAAAAACGGCGCAGCGAACAACGACATGGCAGAGAACGGTATTGCAAACGATGTCGTTCCCGTGAATGGTGCATCTGTCAGCGAGGCGAACGGCAACGGAATGTCAACTAACGGTGTGTCGGCGAATGACAGCACGGTCAACGACGCAACGCAGACCGGCACGAATGGCAACGGCGCATTTGCATATGGCACATCGGACTACGACGCACCGGCAGATGCAACGGCCGGCGAGACCGAATCGCGCGACAATGATGAACCGGAGGCACAAGCGGCGGCGGCAAATGGCGCAACTTCACTCTCGCAAGACTGGCAGCCTTCACACGACGCCGTGACCAACGATCTGCCGGAAGGCACACCAAGCGCCCAGCCCTCTAGTCCTACCGTATCGGAGACTAACGGCACATACAGCGAAAGTGCGCCTAGCAGTGAGTCGGACGATGCTCCGCCTTGGGATGAGTCTGCGCCGACCAATGATGGGATAAGCGGGACAAACGGGGCAGGCAGCACGACAGATAGCACGAATGTAACGAACGGCACCAACGGATACACGCCGCAAAACGACAATGACGCGAGCGATGGAGCAAGCGTCCTTCCTTCCCGACCTGTCGAAGTAAGTACACCAATGCCTGCCGAAGCCGGACAGCGCTTGCTGCTGCGCCTGACCGAAGGCGAGCCCGAGCATGACAGGCGAATGCTGCAAATCCTGAGCAGCATCCTGATGGACTACCAAGGCGAGTGCGAGGTAACGCTCGAAATCGCGACTGCAGGGCACATTGTCGAAATGGACTGGCCCGCCGTACGCGTCCGCGCCAACGACGAACTGATAGCGCGCCTGAACAACGAAGCTCTGGGCACCGCCGGCGAAGCGCGCCTCATGGAAATCAGTAATGAATGA
- a CDS encoding methylated-DNA--[protein]-cysteine S-methyltransferase, whose translation MGLVASDKGLRQSTLPQAFPEDCIEQMGNAITDATPSPTRFEGIKEKLARYFCGEDVSFADEPIDVDDASPFHQAAWHACRTIPKGETRTYKWLAEQAGNALAPRAAGQAMARNRLAIIIPCHRVIASDGSLRGFGKGRERLDLKQRLMDLEG comes from the coding sequence ATGGGCTTGGTCGCGTCCGACAAAGGCTTGCGGCAAAGCACACTCCCCCAAGCGTTCCCTGAAGATTGCATTGAGCAGATGGGCAACGCGATAACGGATGCGACACCATCGCCAACGCGTTTCGAGGGTATCAAGGAAAAACTTGCCCGCTACTTCTGCGGCGAAGATGTCAGTTTCGCGGACGAACCCATCGATGTGGATGACGCATCGCCGTTCCACCAAGCCGCATGGCACGCATGCCGCACAATTCCCAAAGGCGAGACGCGCACCTACAAGTGGCTGGCGGAACAAGCAGGCAATGCGCTTGCGCCAAGAGCCGCCGGCCAAGCGATGGCGCGAAACCGTCTCGCCATCATCATACCCTGCCACCGCGTAATCGCAAGCGACGGCAGCCTGCGCGGCTTCGGCAAAGGCAGGGAGCGGTTGGACCTGAAACAGCGCCTGATGGACTTGGAGGGCTAA
- a CDS encoding transglutaminase domain-containing protein translates to MSSEAITSVLPPRRAEAEQQRHRLLQIYDRFHPVQGWASFVILLLALMIMGLSVQDGSWVPVPQLQSLLIISAITGLGLAKVRVPAILLHPVGLAIGAVLIVWRAMELSDESTILASLPEMWGRLAVWYEAATNDGISTDLLPFTLALLTMAWCIGYFSSFFVFRATNAWVMVVLGGVSILTNLSFLPPSINFSSKFFIFTLLAMLLVVRLNDVQNEQRWRLRGIRFEMVNSWLTMHSAIWFALLVMVLAAMLPLKVYVSRDLANWWNTARSPISSFEEDVARLLAGIPSRKNVPGRFFGTTLPFIGSISFGGEAVFWASSEYPSYWLSNTYSEYTSQGWKAGETTKLEVGPDTVAPPRAEWLRREDVEQTVQLAFDSDSFLAGGNLDWLSHDAVVETLRPKSFAIDLHNPESDANLPEDIQEVAQAIRDAGEPPQRFAESYISRMLPDDLVLNSVGFVSDEHSSDGGMVLQTLNVERKASAIPEIVSWEFAERQPENHPYAMVSYVSVATDDELREASTDYSAFITDHYLQLPQSLPQRVVDKAEELTAGATNPYDKAAAISDYLRGETFTYSQDIEAPPRDADGVDYFLFETKTGYSDYFASSMVVMLRAVDVPARLAAGYAPGEFDPENNVRVVRDFDSHGWVQVFFPEYGWIDFEPTPRWPEHERQFAAAPEALALSATGGTDGIADPSEFLDPFDDIGGPGLSRINSGATFGSDFLANIDIVAIGTRAGIVVGAAGAVWLLLYVIWNLGLRRLSTVERAYTRMNRLGTLAGLRRRAYQTPNEYSAMVARALGESGAGAQSIGREFAALRYTSGARPDTADDNDGSSDTDEMEQAWRSIRGALVSRAFRRLLPGGSQE, encoded by the coding sequence ATGAGCAGCGAAGCCATCACTTCGGTATTGCCGCCACGCCGCGCCGAGGCGGAACAACAGCGCCATAGACTGCTGCAAATCTACGACAGGTTCCACCCGGTACAGGGCTGGGCGAGCTTCGTAATCCTGCTGCTCGCTCTGATGATTATGGGTTTGTCGGTGCAGGACGGCTCGTGGGTGCCGGTGCCGCAACTGCAATCGCTGCTCATCATATCCGCGATAACGGGGCTAGGACTCGCCAAAGTGCGCGTGCCGGCGATACTGCTGCATCCGGTCGGATTGGCAATCGGCGCTGTGTTGATAGTCTGGCGCGCGATGGAACTCTCCGATGAAAGCACGATACTCGCATCGCTGCCTGAGATGTGGGGCAGGCTTGCGGTCTGGTACGAGGCGGCGACGAACGACGGCATATCGACCGACTTGCTGCCATTTACACTGGCGCTGCTAACGATGGCGTGGTGCATCGGGTATTTCAGTTCGTTCTTCGTCTTCCGCGCGACCAACGCCTGGGTGATGGTGGTGCTAGGCGGCGTGTCTATCCTCACCAACCTGAGCTTCCTGCCGCCAAGCATCAACTTCTCGTCAAAATTCTTCATATTCACGCTGCTGGCGATGCTGCTTGTCGTCAGGTTGAACGATGTGCAGAACGAACAGCGCTGGCGGCTGCGCGGCATTCGCTTTGAAATGGTAAACAGCTGGCTGACGATGCACTCGGCGATATGGTTCGCGCTGCTGGTGATGGTGCTCGCCGCGATGCTGCCGCTCAAGGTGTATGTGTCGCGCGATCTGGCGAACTGGTGGAACACCGCGCGCTCCCCCATTTCCAGCTTTGAGGAAGATGTGGCGCGGCTGCTGGCGGGCATACCGTCGCGCAAGAATGTGCCGGGCAGGTTCTTCGGCACGACGCTGCCGTTCATCGGCTCCATATCCTTCGGCGGCGAAGCGGTCTTCTGGGCGAGCTCGGAATACCCGTCATACTGGCTGTCCAACACTTACAGCGAGTACACATCGCAGGGCTGGAAGGCGGGAGAGACGACCAAGCTCGAAGTGGGACCTGATACGGTTGCGCCACCGCGCGCGGAATGGCTGCGGCGTGAAGATGTGGAGCAGACGGTGCAGCTCGCCTTCGACAGCGACAGTTTCCTCGCCGGTGGCAATTTGGACTGGCTCAGCCACGATGCCGTAGTCGAGACGCTGCGACCGAAGAGTTTCGCTATTGACCTGCACAATCCGGAGTCTGACGCCAATTTGCCGGAGGACATACAGGAAGTCGCGCAGGCTATCCGCGATGCAGGCGAGCCGCCGCAGCGATTCGCGGAGTCGTATATCTCGCGGATGCTGCCGGACGACCTCGTGCTGAACAGCGTCGGCTTCGTGTCGGATGAGCACAGCAGCGATGGGGGCATGGTGCTGCAGACTTTGAACGTCGAGCGTAAGGCGTCCGCAATACCGGAGATAGTTTCGTGGGAATTCGCCGAACGCCAGCCGGAAAATCACCCGTATGCGATGGTGTCTTATGTCTCGGTTGCGACCGATGACGAACTGCGAGAAGCGAGCACGGACTATTCCGCGTTCATTACGGATCACTACTTGCAGCTGCCGCAGTCGCTGCCGCAGCGGGTCGTGGACAAGGCTGAAGAGCTGACGGCAGGCGCGACCAATCCATACGACAAGGCTGCCGCGATTTCCGACTATCTCCGCGGCGAAACATTCACCTATTCGCAAGACATCGAAGCGCCGCCGCGAGACGCGGACGGTGTGGACTACTTCCTTTTTGAGACAAAGACCGGGTACAGCGACTACTTCGCGTCGTCGATGGTCGTGATGCTGCGCGCGGTGGATGTGCCGGCGCGCCTTGCCGCCGGTTACGCGCCGGGCGAGTTCGACCCGGAGAACAATGTGCGCGTGGTGCGCGACTTCGACAGCCACGGCTGGGTGCAGGTGTTCTTCCCCGAGTACGGCTGGATTGACTTCGAGCCGACACCGCGCTGGCCAGAGCACGAGCGGCAGTTCGCGGCGGCGCCGGAAGCACTGGCGCTTTCTGCCACCGGCGGCACCGACGGCATCGCCGACCCGTCCGAGTTTCTGGACCCGTTCGACGACATCGGAGGGCCGGGGTTGTCGCGCATAAACAGCGGCGCGACATTCGGCAGCGATTTCCTCGCGAACATCGACATCGTCGCCATCGGCACGCGAGCGGGCATCGTAGTTGGCGCGGCAGGCGCAGTCTGGCTGCTGCTGTATGTGATATGGAATCTAGGTCTGCGCAGATTGTCCACAGTCGAAAGAGCATACACGCGCATGAACAGGCTAGGCACACTGGCAGGCTTACGGCGCAGAGCATACCAAACACCTAACGAATATTCGGCGATGGTGGCGCGGGCGCTCGGTGAATCCGGCGCGGGTGCACAGAGCATAGGTCGCGAGTTCGCGGCGCTGCGCTACACAAGCGGCGCACGACCGGACACCGCAGACGACAACGATGGCAGCAGCGACACGGACGAGATGGAGCAGGCGTGGCGGAGCATTCGCGGCGCGCTGGTATCGCGCGCCTTCAGGCGCCTGCTGCCCGGAGGAAGTCAAGAATGA
- a CDS encoding DUF58 domain-containing protein, which produces MQSLEVSVDRRSRRVRVGDDIEERLTVRNLSTMPKPTLEVEDMTDLPGYSSGMAVSLPTKGFRSWRTQLPARRRGVYTLGPVRVSNTDAFGIFRRERFFCDTEDLIVYPRTHYIPEFAIPAADLSGDSSTRRRSHDLTPHASSVREYAFGDSISRVHWGSTAKLGKLMSKEFDLGQSSDVWVLVDLHRDVQAGELDESTDEYAVSIGASLSRKYLEAGLPVGLIAQGDQRYFLPADTGAGQFDRILEFLALSKSEGSVALESLLAQEEHLWGYHSSLVVITPSNRPDWVTALRELMRRRVRVAVVLLDGVSFDGFFNTTDVIPHLYLAGIPPYLVRKGEDIPVALSRVFTSAELDQAQELAATEVRV; this is translated from the coding sequence TTGCAGTCGCTCGAAGTGAGCGTGGACAGGCGCTCGCGGCGCGTCCGCGTGGGCGACGATATCGAAGAGCGCCTGACTGTCCGTAACCTGAGCACGATGCCAAAGCCGACCTTGGAAGTGGAAGACATGACCGACCTGCCGGGCTACTCCAGTGGCATGGCGGTCAGTCTGCCCACGAAGGGCTTCCGATCGTGGCGCACGCAATTGCCAGCACGAAGGCGCGGCGTCTATACGCTCGGTCCGGTGCGTGTGTCCAACACGGACGCATTCGGCATTTTCCGGCGCGAGCGGTTCTTCTGCGACACAGAGGATCTCATCGTATATCCGCGCACGCACTACATACCCGAGTTTGCCATACCCGCGGCGGACCTGTCCGGCGACAGTTCCACCCGGCGGCGCTCGCACGACCTTACGCCGCATGCGTCAAGCGTGCGCGAGTACGCGTTCGGCGATAGCATCAGCCGCGTCCACTGGGGCAGCACGGCGAAGTTGGGCAAGCTGATGTCCAAAGAGTTCGACCTTGGGCAGTCTAGCGATGTCTGGGTGCTGGTTGACCTGCACCGCGATGTGCAAGCGGGCGAGCTAGATGAAAGCACGGACGAATACGCCGTGTCCATCGGCGCATCGCTGAGCCGCAAGTATCTCGAAGCAGGGCTGCCCGTCGGCTTGATTGCGCAGGGCGACCAGCGATACTTCCTGCCCGCGGATACCGGCGCCGGACAGTTCGACCGCATTCTAGAGTTCCTCGCACTGAGCAAGTCCGAGGGCAGTGTCGCGCTCGAATCGCTGCTTGCGCAGGAAGAGCATCTTTGGGGCTATCACAGCTCGCTTGTCGTCATTACGCCGTCGAACAGGCCCGACTGGGTTACCGCGCTTCGTGAGCTTATGAGGCGGCGGGTGCGTGTGGCTGTTGTCCTGCTAGACGGCGTATCGTTCGATGGCTTCTTCAACACGACCGATGTGATACCGCACCTGTACTTGGCGGGCATACCGCCGTATCTGGTGCGCAAGGGCGAAGACATTCCCGTGGCGCTGAGCCGCGTGTTCACGAGCGCGGAATTGGATCAGGCGCAAGAATTGGCGGCGACGGAGGTTCGCGTATGA
- a CDS encoding MoxR family ATPase encodes MQQVETARGIAQLIVDNVKRVIIGKDQAIELGVIALMCEGHALIEDVPGVGKTMLARSIARSAGCSFKRIQFTPDLLPTDVTGVSIFNQRSGDFEFRQGPIIAQIVLADEINRATPKTQSSTLEAMEERQVTVEGVTHTVPSPFMVMATQNPIEYEGTFPLPEAQLDRFFVMITLGYPSIEEEIAVINGQQVGHPIESLQAVASAEEIQQMQRATRDVYVDDLIKQYIVTIISATRDHADIALGASPRGSLFLFRGAQALALIRGRDYVLPDDVKELIVPIMRHRIIVSAAARMRGVNPGNVMNEIADSIPVPGAQAQGWFRS; translated from the coding sequence TTGCAGCAAGTTGAAACCGCGCGAGGAATCGCCCAACTGATTGTGGACAATGTTAAGCGTGTGATTATCGGCAAGGATCAGGCAATCGAGCTAGGTGTTATCGCGCTTATGTGCGAGGGACACGCGCTGATAGAAGACGTGCCGGGCGTAGGCAAGACTATGCTGGCACGAAGCATCGCCCGATCCGCCGGCTGCTCCTTCAAGCGGATACAGTTCACGCCGGACCTGCTGCCTACCGATGTTACGGGCGTATCCATCTTCAATCAGCGCAGCGGCGATTTCGAGTTCCGGCAGGGACCGATCATCGCGCAGATTGTGCTTGCGGACGAGATCAACCGCGCAACGCCGAAAACGCAGTCTTCGACGCTCGAAGCGATGGAAGAACGGCAGGTAACCGTCGAAGGCGTAACGCACACCGTACCCTCGCCGTTCATGGTAATGGCGACGCAGAACCCCATCGAGTATGAAGGCACATTCCCGCTGCCGGAGGCGCAGCTTGACCGTTTTTTCGTGATGATTACGCTCGGCTACCCGTCCATCGAAGAGGAAATCGCGGTCATCAACGGGCAGCAGGTCGGGCATCCGATTGAGTCGCTGCAGGCGGTCGCGTCCGCAGAAGAGATACAGCAAATGCAGCGCGCCACCCGCGATGTCTATGTGGACGACCTCATCAAGCAGTACATCGTAACCATCATATCCGCCACGCGAGACCACGCGGACATCGCGCTCGGCGCATCTCCGCGCGGGTCGCTGTTCCTATTCAGAGGCGCGCAGGCTTTGGCGCTCATACGCGGCAGAGACTATGTGCTGCCCGACGATGTGAAAGAGCTCATCGTGCCCATAATGAGGCATAGGATTATCGTGTCGGCCGCGGCGCGAATGCGCGGCGTCAATCCCGGCAATGTCATGAACGAAATCGCCGACAGCATACCGGTCCCCGGCGCTCAGGCGCAGGGCTGGTTCAGGAGCTGA